The genome window CAACATCTTGTAGCAAACTGTAATAATGCCATCAAATCACAGCACCATGCTTTTTTGTATTCGGTTCTTGCATGCAGACCCAATCCCCAAAGCTCAGTTTGCTGCTCGCGGTACTGAGCACTGCGTTCAGAACATAACTGACTGCTGATGGGCAAATCTAAAAACATTCACACCTTTGTCTCTTGCACCTGTCTTGACCATGGAGACGAAACACATCTCTGATACAACTGTATAAAcattatatttagaaaaatattgagATCCAGACTTGAGAAGAAAATCCATTTCGGTTACATAATGCATCGAAAATCCTTTGTAAGGACTTGggaataatgttaaaaaaaatatagcatattatatgtatataatttcAAGGAATACTGGAATTACTGAATTATTTGCTTGGATTTTAAATGATGGATCAAAACATTTATACTCTAAGCACTTCTGGCAATAGGTGATTccaaaatgttccttttcaggATTTCTCATACCTCCCATTAAAGAAAATCCTTCTTTGAAGTATATTAggacaccaaaaataaaaatccactccTTCAGGTCACTAATCAAGTTCTGCACATTCTCAGTCTCTTGCAAACGTGAAACAAATGCGTCCTAACCTATTGCTATTGTGGTCTCAACCATTTCTTTAACAGAAATGTAGGAACAGGCCAGAAGAACGCCATGAATCATAGAACAAACCATTGctagaaaatgccattttctccCTTCAAACTTCCATCCTATTAGTATCTTCTACCTTCCTTCTTTGCTTTTATCCTTTCTGATCTCTGGAGTAAACTGATTCTGTAGTGTATTGCTAGGTGCAGCGTGGCACAGAGAACAAAAGTCGGTCTTTGATTTGAAATTGAGGTTTCCAGGGTTTGCAGGATTTGTAGATCTCCCAGGAGATACTGCACTATGTAATATCAAACATATACTTAATATCTTACATACTTCTAAAAATATCACCACTCCAACTCTTGATTCATGTTCTGCAGCCTACACATGCTGCTTTTCTATATGATACAGAAATAAGGAGAATGGCTAATATTAAAGAACTGATTTGTGTATAAAAGCCTGTTAAAAATTTTATAATTCTTCATGGACGTTTTTGTAAAATCTCCAGGAAGGTAACTTCGCTGCCGGATGCACACAGCTGAGTCATTTCTTTATCTCCCTGTCCACTTGCAGTCACAAGGGAAAATACAATTGTTCTTATCAGGGTAACATTCTGGCAAGTTTCCTCTGAAgctaataaaagtattttattgcaCGTAAGAAGTGTCTATAGAGCACCCTCTTGCATTAGGAATACAGCATTACAGGATGGTGACCAGTGGAAAAGGGCAGGATACTTCCTCTCCTTTGAATTCTAGTTGTTATACATCCCTTTACTCCATCTATTCGGATGCACGGAAGAGAGCATTTtagcagaaaggaaaatacaatgTCTTAAGGAACAGCGGGAAGGGGAAAGGACGCATTTACAAAAAGTGAGTGGCTAAAGACTTCCAGGGGTTTCTGCTAGGGTTTTGTGTATTGTGTATCTCGAGTATGACTATTTAATAGAATAGTTGCATCACTCCATGAATGCTTGAACCCGAGCTCCAACTCAGCCAGGCCACAATGCTAGTTATATTTTGGCACATAGCACGTAAGAGCTTTCGTATTAGTTATCAAAATACAAGTGCCTACTTTATATGACTGTTAATACAAAAGCTGGGTAATTTCTATTACGGAACTTTTTAATCAGTTGCCAGATTCTTGCTGCCCttcctttgaaaagagaaatcaCACCATCTCAGATTTACACCTCAGGGATAACTGCAGTAATACGCTTTCACAAAACTTCACACAGCCACACTaggtgtttcttttgttttcttgataaaacatttcttctcctctttagGTAATTCATAGTAAGTATTTCTTTTACAACAGCAAACTGCCTCCTCCAAACCCATCCTGGTCAATTCGGTATAAACTTTTTTTCAGCCTAGAGTGCAGCGCATTGCGTCTTAAGTcatctcctttttatttccttgctacTGTTCTGAGAGCAGGAGGTTGCAGAGCAAGGATGTGCTTTGTTGCACAATTCCCAGAAGTCACAGGGCTTCATGCAATGCCCAGGCAAGCACTAGGCATAGTTAAGCACagctttttgtaatttttttatttttttttttaataagaaaggaACAGTTCAAACAAAATGTGGAGCCATTCCCACAtgtttggtgaaaaaaaaggctttttttgaaAACTTACATTCACTGTATAGCCCAAGcacaaaatgagaaaatgtgtttttaaaattaaaggaagaCTAAATTAGTAAATTAAACGTATTTAAaccatggatttttttaaacaaacaatacTTGTATCTTTTCCATTATGCATCCCCACTATGCTCCCCAGTCGAAAATTCATCAGATCTAAGGAGATTAATCCTCACTGGCAACTTCTTATTCACAAGAGTCATCCCTTCCTTTTTTAATGTTCTCATCACATCGCTTCCCATTTCTGTCACTTATTGGTGAATGTGTCTACTGCTGCATCACTCCCTCTTAGAACTAACTCTCGTGCTTTTAACAGAGTGTTGCAGACTATAATCcttgaaaagaaaatctcagtGACAGCTGTTCTGAGAGTTTAGTCAGACTCTTCTGCCTGCGACTCCTCTTTTTCCACTGCAGCAGAAAgagataaatgcatttttctttagcTGACCACATAATTATATTCTAAccccagcagcaaagcagcaatgAGTatgcctgaaaaaagaaaaaaaaacactatggTAGCAGTGATAGCAATGGTAGCAGAAAAactgctgaaatgtttttgatGGCACATATAGTGGATAGGTATTCTCTGGTTCTTCAGAAGAACTGGGAACCATGCAACACCGAGTGCTATGTCCTGAAGACATGGAGCTGAaaaccaatttaaaaagaaacaaaggaaaagggaaaaaatgaactaCCGTAACGCAGCCCTGTGAACATACTGTGCATCTTCTGAATGGCTTTGGTTTCTCTTCAGTAAGCAGGAGCCTTGATTCACCAAAAGATTTTGAGTTATTCAATGCAAAATTATTTAATGCATAAATGTTTCCTGGGTATTGATTCAATCATGTAGTTAAAACAGGATATGAATGAACCTTGTTGGATCAATATTCAGGAAGTATAGATATTCAAGAGCTCAAAGTCAAGTCCTTAATGTTGAGAAAATTCAGTCCCACACTTTGCAATTTCATGaaattttaatatatgaaaatagTATTGTTTATTTGTCAAAGTTTgcaaaaaataaactgcattcaCTTTAAGTTTTCTTTACAAGTGAAGCAACCAAGACAATTATAatttatatacttttttataATAACAAGAAAGGGattagcatttttaaattaattttaatttggtgGTTTGCAAGTACTTGGCAATAAAGTTTGattttcttcctactttttcttttacagcaggGGTAAATAAAGCTTTTTCATACATTATAGCAGGCTTGTCCTTTACAACAGATCCACTTTCCAATTCACAGAAAAGTAAGTTTTAAATCCAGCAACGCATAACTAAGCAAAACTTAACTGAAGTCCACTCACCACATTCAGTGCCCAAAGCACAGTGATATAAATGATTAACTTCCGCAGGGACACAGAATGCTCTAAGCTATTTTGAGGCAAAAGACCTTTAATGCACAGAACTCATGACCATGACTTCAGCTGTGCGAAAGCCTTCTGCTTCTGTAAAACAAAGATGGATACTTCATACTTTCCCAagacttttcttaatgaaataTCCCACTAACTTCTGTGGTCTCTGCTGATACTCCACGAGTACGTCGTGTGAGCTACTAATCTGATCCCCTTCAAGCCGATTCAGAAGAGTGACACACACTACAGCACCTGGAAATTAAAAGGCAGCATTAGTTAGAAATGACATTCTGGCACTTCTACAGTTCAAGAGCATAAACATTTGAACGAACAGCTAGAAGATTAGAAATATGAgagaaaacaaacccccaaaacctggTGCACAGTACCGTAAGATGCTAGGGGACTAGCATGCTGTAGATGATATAAAAAGAGTTACAAATAGTGTGAGATGACAGATCACTACATTAATAAAGCAAGAGCTCTCAGGGAGCTGCAGATACTTGTTATATCATGATTCTTATGTTTTTCTGTATAGGAATTATATTTCACAAGTGCCCAGGTCTTGACTGGTAGGAAGTGATCAGAGACGCTGTTCTAGAAGATGCAGTTACAGCCCTCTGCTATCTACCTTATGCCCAACTCAAATCCCTGTGCTGTAGATGCCATCCCTCGGGAACCAGCAGACGAGTCGCTGTGACGCTCAAGGATGGGGAGCACTGCAAGTGTAGGAGGATCTCATGGATCATCTCAGGCTCATCTGCTGCCCTTTGGTAATCAGAGCCCCAAAGGTAAAATCCCTCCTTTCAATCCAGCTGGGCTCTACCATGACTCTTCTGCATCCGGAGTTTCTGCTAGTGACAATTTGCAGAGCACAAGCAGTAATACACATTGCAGACCTACAAAGTACAGACGGCAAGAAGGGCCAGGACGCCCAATGGCTCAGTGATACAATGCACTGGGTTTTTAATCACCCTCAAGCCAGTAAGAAATGAGGATTTTTGATATAACTGTTGgcctttttccttatttttctccattttgtccTCCTTGAGTTTAAGGAAGTTTGAGAAACATCAGTGTTTTAAATTGGCAAATTCCTTGCCAAGGAAAATGAGAGACTATAGTTAACATAGAAAGTAGAAAGGCACTGTATTATATTCTTTGCaatcactttttttcctaatctttaCTGAAAATTAGTTAGcttatgtaaaaaaattaaaaacttgttttaCAATTAGGAATGATGCTTCATGATGCTACTAAAAACCTTCAACTGTTTGAGAATTAAAGCCATAAGTCTACACAAAATACCCGTATTTTCCACTTGATATGAAAGTATAGAAAGTGATTATAGTTTTATGTATATGAGAATCACCTGATTGCTTAAATTAACCACTTACTTCCTGTAAACTTCAAAAActaactgaagaaaatgaattaaTGCTATAGGGTAATTAGGTACTTAATGATTTACGTGCTTGCCATGGGCTGGAATAGCAAATGACAGAACTAAGCTGTGTAAGAGCTATGTGAGGAAGTTTGCATAAGTTGTGAATACATATGACCCAAATCAGCCAATCATAGCAACAAAATTATAACCAGAACTGGGTTTTTTATGTGCAGAAGGTATGTTAACACCTCATTCATGGTTTTTACCACAAACCCCCTACAATGCAGAAAACTTCCTACAGCTTGAATGAAGTGTCTTTAAGTTAGTTTACCTTTGACACCGCTGAGATTACACATTGCAGCAAATACGGAAGACTCCATCTCTATGTTTCTGACACCAGAATCATAAGCTTCCTTCAAATATTGCAGTTTCTCCTCTTCATTATATAAGCAGATTGCACCATCCAACCTGCCCTGTCCTGCAAAGTCATTTTGTAGAAATTTTCAGAGTAATGAAGTCACAGAACAAATTCAATTTCTAAAACACCCAGTTATTGCAGTTTCCCCTATACAGTGTCCAGCTTTTACTACTACTCCGTATTTTCACACGGAACCATCAGGACAAAGTGATTCTTAGCTATTGCTAGAGTTTCTACATTTTACTGGTATTTTTTATAATGTGAACGATGGTAGTTTATTTGGTCTCCTCCAGCTAAAATTCGCAAATTCATAAATGGACAAACGTAAGCAGTAGTTTCCTCACATGTGCGGCACGCGTCAAAATTCAGCAAATGTATAACTGCATAACTTTCAGCAACTTCATATAAGCTGTATGGAAGTGCTGCAATTTTTATGTTTAATCACTGTCTAGAAAAACTGCCAGGCTTGAAAATGCTTTCCTGATGCTACCTTAAAAGGATGAACATTTTATTACTTAAAGACTCTCTAAGGTAAGAGATGAAGAGTCTCTTAAGCTAACTAGGTAATACTATTACAATTTTGGGAGAAAATTAGCTTATTCAAATTATTCAATAATAACACCTACAGATAAAACAGCATCAGGTTGTGTACAGTAAAGTCGAATTACACAGTGTTTTACTCAGTATCTTCTTTGTTTTCAGGAGACATACTCCTAAACTAATGCCCTTGGGCCTGTTTTCAGTTTTTGCTGTACGAGTTGAAAACAttcctgatactttttttttttaatgtcacttgCACCTCTGATTGGTGTCTGAGGAGATACACAAACTACCAGTGTCTGCTTCTGAGCAAGCTTGAGCACTGTTATGAAGACCACGTGTTCCGCTGTGCATTGCACCCTTTGCCACCTACCCAGTAACAGCCAGAGAAGGTAGTATCAGGTGCCACCCCCACTCTGTTCTCGCAAGATTTGAAAGACACTTGTGAATAGACGGGAGATCAGAAAAGCACCTGAATGTCTATATGTTTATCCAAAGTAAGTCTTGGAGGTTTGCTTCTCCTATGGAGCAGCACTGACACAACTCAGCAAAATATTGTCTTCAGTTGTCTGATCACTGCTTTGCTCAAAATGTGCACAGGAAACAAGTTCCAACGCATCTTTTAGAAAGCTTTAATTAAGATACTTaatcagtgggaaaaaaaaaaaaaaaaaaaacaaaaaacaaaaaaaccccaaaccaaaacagccaTAAATAATTCTCACTCTAATCCTCTAAGATGCCTCAGTAAATCACAGAAATTTTGTGACAAACATACCTAACTGACGAGTATGTGAAAAGCGTACAGCAGACTATATGTATTTCAGAGGATCTATTAGAGCTGGGGGGAAATAAACCTCCACAAAATTAGAAGTTCAATACAGCAAACTGCTAAACACAATACTTGATTTTACATATATGAAAGACAGGTTCGTTATGGTTGACAAGACAACTCAAAGTAGGGATTGTGTTCTGTTCAGTGAACTGTACGACCcttaatgttaaaatattattCAATATTTATCTGTTGCTGCTTACCAATATACTTCTGTTGGTCTGTCGCCAGCCTTACCTTCGTAGAAATCCAAAGTGCACATAGTGTTTCCAATGACTGTATTGAATTGATTGATTTCTTTACTGCACTGCATCAGTTCCCGAGCTAGCTGTTCATCCAGGTTTGTACTGCGAATTACAGTCTTCCCCAGAATAACCTGCTCAAACTGAGGTTTGAAGGTGGCGTCTACAGACTGCCTAGTTATAACCACTGAGCCTGGCTCCAGACCTGTAgcggggggggaaataaataaataaataaatatagcttCACAAAGTGGTTAATGCTTTGTTTCCACACACATAAAACATACATCTTGACCAAATCCTGCTTCCTTTAAAGGTGGCAGTTTTGCCCCTGATTTCACCAAGAAAGCTTTTTGTGCATGCCCAGCTGCTTCAGTTTGgtattacaaataatttttgaaagaattaaatttttactttttcactACATATTCTTTCTCACTTCATACTTCTCATACAGGACAGGAATGTCCTTCACTTTGTCAGATCTCCTAAGTGCATTTTCTCTATCCAGAGAGGCATATAGtcccttttctttcaaaattatggAAGCAAAATGATTCCTCT of Rissa tridactyla isolate bRisTri1 chromosome 2, bRisTri1.patW.cur.20221130, whole genome shotgun sequence contains these proteins:
- the UPP1 gene encoding uridine phosphorylase 1; the encoded protein is MAPGVSNEKKTDDEQSSKENFIHLCNPHLEKMKEDILYHFALGTGTHDFPALFGDVKFVCVGGSPSRMKSFTAYIAEELGLASPGGDYPNICAGTDRYAMYKVGPVLSVSHGMGIPSISIMLHELIKLLHHAKCSNITIIRIGTSGGIGLEPGSVVITRQSVDATFKPQFEQVILGKTVIRSTNLDEQLARELMQCSKEINQFNTVIGNTMCTLDFYEGQGRLDGAICLYNEEEKLQYLKEAYDSGVRNIEMESSVFAAMCNLSGVKGAVVCVTLLNRLEGDQISSSHDVLVEYQQRPQKLVGYFIKKSLGKV